The Hyphomicrobium sp. MC1 genome window below encodes:
- a CDS encoding DUF2796 domain-containing protein, which produces MMTASTARSTIASLAILVSLPVLADQAEHRQLGPHVHGQGTLDIAIEGNKIEMELVAPGMDIVGFEHVATTDEQKAKVEKAKAQLADVLNVFKLPSAAKCKTDTANVESRKETHHPGEKDDDDDKPGEPQHSEFHATYTITCEAPERVTGLETAYFTDFAGGQLLNVNVTTPKGQTQAQMTREKPTLDLTGVM; this is translated from the coding sequence ATGATGACCGCTTCGACAGCCAGATCGACAATCGCGTCCTTGGCCATTCTCGTGTCGCTGCCCGTTCTCGCGGACCAGGCCGAGCATCGCCAACTCGGACCGCATGTGCACGGTCAGGGTACGCTCGATATCGCCATCGAAGGCAACAAGATCGAGATGGAGCTTGTTGCCCCCGGCATGGACATTGTCGGGTTCGAGCACGTCGCAACGACGGATGAGCAGAAGGCGAAGGTCGAGAAAGCCAAGGCGCAGCTCGCAGATGTACTGAATGTCTTCAAGCTGCCGTCCGCTGCAAAGTGCAAGACCGACACGGCGAATGTCGAAAGCCGCAAGGAAACACATCATCCGGGCGAAAAGGATGATGACGACGACAAGCCGGGCGAGCCGCAGCATTCAGAGTTTCACGCGACTTACACCATCACGTGCGAGGCGCCGGAAAGAGTCACGGGCTTGGAAACAGCATACTTCACCGACTTTGCAGGTGGTCAGCTGCTGAATGTCAACGTCACGACGCCGAAAGGGCAGACGCAGGCGCAGATGACGCGCGAAAAGCCGACGCTCGATCTCACGGGCGTGATGTAA
- a CDS encoding ABC transporter ATP-binding protein gives MNELMVASPAAAREGKSPLDAVSFADVRYSWPGPSPFTLTINRFKLRRGEKLLLLGPSGSGKSTFLSLLAGIVVPDSGRIEVSGEDMAALGGAARDRFRVDHFGIIFQMFNLLPYGSLIDNVLLPLRFSKLRRENALREGPLEDVAKRLLLALGLDETVIATSKAASLSVGQQQRVAAARALIGAPQIIVADEPTSALDRNTEGAFLKLLFAQSREVDASVIMVSHDEGLSAHFDRVVPLQDIAQSQRGGRS, from the coding sequence ATGAACGAGCTGATGGTGGCTTCACCGGCGGCCGCGAGAGAGGGCAAGAGCCCTCTCGATGCGGTTTCATTCGCTGATGTCAGGTATTCGTGGCCGGGACCGTCTCCGTTCACGCTGACAATCAATCGCTTCAAACTTCGCCGCGGCGAGAAGCTTTTGCTGCTCGGGCCGTCGGGCAGCGGGAAGAGCACGTTTCTCAGTCTGCTTGCCGGCATCGTCGTACCGGATAGTGGCAGGATCGAAGTGAGCGGCGAGGACATGGCGGCACTCGGCGGCGCCGCGCGCGACCGGTTTCGCGTCGACCACTTCGGAATCATTTTTCAGATGTTCAATCTGCTTCCTTATGGATCGCTGATCGACAACGTGCTTTTGCCGCTCCGCTTTTCGAAGTTGCGCCGTGAGAATGCGTTGCGTGAGGGGCCTTTGGAAGATGTCGCGAAACGCCTTTTGCTGGCGCTGGGCCTCGATGAAACCGTGATCGCGACGAGCAAGGCCGCTAGCTTGAGCGTCGGTCAGCAGCAGCGTGTGGCCGCGGCACGCGCATTGATCGGCGCACCGCAAATCATCGTGGCCGACGAGCCGACGTCGGCGCTCGACCGAAACACGGAAGGCGCATTTCTGAAACTACTCTTTGCGCAAAGCAGGGAGGTGGATGCCAGCGTAATCATGGTCAGCCACGATGAAGGACTATCTGCGCATTTCGACCGGGTCGTCCCCCTGCAGGATATCGCTCAATCGCAGCGCGGTGGCCGGTCATGA